The following coding sequences lie in one Rhizobium rhododendri genomic window:
- a CDS encoding porin — translation MNIKSLLLGSAAAFSVVSGAHAADAIVAAEPEPLEYVRICDAYGAGYFYIPGTETCIKIGGKVRSDVSWYNAYKAGQDAAARGTYWKTRAELSIDTASDTEYGALKTDAVFRFESAEGNNTNKLLWANISLGGFLVGKNDSVYSTFLGYAGDVINDDIIEYGINGTDELNQLTYAYDSGTGFTAVASLEDSTNGTAAGANGENSSDHYAPDGVLGLGYKAGAFNFRVVGGYDSIVEEGAVKARVDAKFGGFTAFLMGGYNTDGNKLNKYAGAGGAGIGWGDWAVWGGIGQQINDKLKANVQLAYDDKKTFAATGNLKFNPVKNLLIEPEVTYVNYDSVNKDTWSGIIRFQRSF, via the coding sequence CATCGTCGCTGCTGAACCTGAGCCGCTGGAATACGTCCGCATCTGCGACGCTTACGGCGCGGGCTATTTCTACATCCCGGGCACGGAAACCTGCATCAAGATCGGCGGCAAGGTTCGCTCTGACGTCAGCTGGTACAACGCTTACAAGGCCGGCCAGGACGCTGCTGCTCGCGGCACATACTGGAAGACACGTGCCGAACTTTCGATCGACACTGCAAGTGACACTGAATATGGCGCCCTGAAGACTGACGCCGTTTTCCGCTTCGAGTCGGCCGAAGGTAACAACACCAACAAGCTTCTCTGGGCCAACATCAGCCTGGGTGGTTTCCTCGTCGGTAAGAATGACTCGGTCTACTCGACCTTCCTCGGCTACGCTGGCGACGTCATCAACGACGACATCATCGAATACGGCATCAACGGCACCGACGAACTGAACCAGCTGACCTACGCCTACGACTCTGGCACCGGCTTCACGGCTGTTGCTTCGCTCGAAGACAGCACCAACGGCACTGCAGCTGGCGCCAATGGCGAGAACAGCTCGGATCACTACGCTCCGGACGGCGTTCTCGGTCTCGGCTACAAGGCCGGCGCTTTCAACTTCCGCGTTGTCGGCGGCTACGACTCGATCGTCGAAGAAGGCGCTGTCAAGGCTCGTGTTGATGCCAAGTTCGGCGGCTTCACCGCCTTCCTCATGGGTGGCTACAACACCGATGGCAACAAGCTCAACAAGTATGCTGGTGCCGGTGGTGCTGGTATCGGTTGGGGCGACTGGGCTGTCTGGGGCGGCATTGGCCAACAGATCAATGACAAGCTGAAGGCCAACGTGCAGCTGGCCTACGACGACAAGAAGACGTTCGCAGCAACGGGCAACCTGAAGTTCAACCCGGTCAAGAACCTGCTCATCGAGCCGGAAGTCACCTACGTCAACTACGACAGCGTCAACAAGGACACCTGGTCTGGCATCATCCGCTTCCAGCGTTCGTTCTAA